In Thioclava sp. GXIMD2076, one DNA window encodes the following:
- a CDS encoding arylesterase — protein MLALPAQGQAAEKTLLAFGDSLTQGYGLPDGEGLVPQLQAWLNAHGEDVTIINGGVSGDTTAGGRARIDWSLTPEVDAVMVALGGNDILRGLAPDQAKANLDAILKAVTDKDLPVLLAGVPVPGNYGAAYQTAFTAIYPDLAAKYDAVLVPDLLAPLAEAQHDDAKRAQYLQGDGIHPSAAGVKLVVEALGPQVLDLLDQVE, from the coding sequence TTGCTCGCTCTGCCCGCGCAGGGTCAGGCGGCCGAGAAAACGCTGCTGGCTTTCGGCGATAGCCTGACCCAAGGCTATGGCCTGCCCGATGGCGAAGGGCTGGTGCCGCAGCTTCAGGCATGGCTGAATGCGCATGGCGAGGATGTGACGATTATCAATGGCGGGGTTTCGGGCGATACAACGGCGGGCGGGCGCGCCCGTATCGACTGGTCGCTGACGCCCGAGGTGGATGCGGTGATGGTGGCGCTTGGCGGCAATGACATCCTGCGCGGGCTCGCGCCCGATCAGGCGAAGGCCAATCTGGACGCGATCCTGAAAGCAGTGACCGACAAGGATCTGCCGGTGCTGCTGGCGGGCGTGCCGGTGCCCGGCAATTACGGCGCGGCCTACCAGACGGCTTTCACCGCGATCTATCCCGATCTGGCGGCGAAATATGACGCGGTGCTGGTGCCCGACCTTCTGGCCCCGCTGGCCGAGGCGCAGCATGATGATGCCAAACGCGCGCAATATCTGCAGGGCGATGGCATCCACCCTTCGGCTGCGGGCGTGAAACTGGTGGTCGAGGCGCTGGGGCCGCAGGTGCTTGATCTGCTCGATCAGGTGGAGTGA